In Castanea sativa cultivar Marrone di Chiusa Pesio chromosome 6, ASM4071231v1, a single window of DNA contains:
- the LOC142640571 gene encoding zinc transporter 11, whose amino-acid sequence MYRSLSFCCFFFLLLILSASAHSGHDDGDGDSSEKGSVDLRAKPLVLVKIWCLVIIFVGTFVGGVSPYFFKWNEGFLVLGTQFAGGVFLGTAMMHFLSDANETFKDLTTKTYPFAFMLACAGYLLTMVADCVISYVFRSDEKTGDLELQGGFEQGYSTKNGVTSQSQNQVHHFLAPAGSVGDSILLIVALCFHSVFEGIAIGVAETKDDAWKALWTISLHKIFAAIAMGIALLRMIPNRPLLSCAAYAFAFAISSPIGVAIGIIIDATSQGAVADWIFAISMGIACGVFIYVSINHLLAKGYRPQKTVTVDTPHHKFLAVLLGIGVIAVVMIWDT is encoded by the exons ATGTATCGTTCCCTCTCCTTCTGCTGCTTCTTTTTCCTCTTGCTCATCCTCTCTGCCTCGGCTCACAGTGGCCACGATGACGGCGACGGTGATAGCAGTGAAAAAGGCAGCGTTGACCTTCGGGCAAAGCCATTGGTACTAGTGAAAATATGGTGCTTGGTTATCATATTTGTGGGCACTTTTGTTGGTGGTGTTTCACCTTACTTCTTTAAATGGAACGAGGGGTTCTTGGTTTTGGGGACACAGTTTGCTGGGGGTGTGTTTTTGGGTACGGCTATGATGCACTTTTTGAGTGATGCAAATGAAACTTTCAAGGACTTGACTACCAAAACGTACCCTTTTGCGTTCATGCTGGCTTGTGCTGGATACTTGTTGACCATGGTTGCTGATTGTGTGATCTCCTATGTGTTTAGAAGCGACGAAAAGACTGGTGATCTCGAGCTTCAAG GTGGTTTTGAGCAAGGATACAGCACAAAAAATGGTGTGACTTCACAATCACAGAATCAG GTGCACCACTTCCTGGCTCCTGCGGGTTCGGTTGGGGATAGCATTTTGTTGATTGTTGCCTTGTGTTTCCATTCTGTTTTTGAGGGCATTGCAATTGGAGTTGCAGAAACAAAAGATGATGCCTGGAAAGCTTTATGGACAATTTCTTTGCACAAGATATTTGCAGCCATTGCCATGGGCATTGCTCTCCTTCGTATGATTCCAAACCGTCCCCTCTTATCATGTGCAGCCTATGCTTTTGCATTTGCCAtttcaagtccaattggggTGGCCATTGGAATCATAATAGATGCCACAAGTCAGGGTGCTGTGGCAGATTGGATCTTTGCCATATCAATGGGTATTGCATGTGGAGTGTTCATCTATGTATCCATAAATCATCTACTAGCAAAGGGTTACAGACCCCAGAAGACTGTCACGGTTGACACACCCCATCACAAGTTTTTGGCAGTGTTGTTAGGCATTGGGGTAATTGCTGTCGTGATGATTTGGGACACttga
- the LOC142640685 gene encoding uncharacterized protein LOC142640685, which yields MSGISIILDLLRNKPSLYTGQSLHTNGLISATAAASAAAASVAAAHPFASRAFFGNFGPSVAYCDAGAALSEDYISNIRSAASNFFKQDSLNYRTKEYTIELKPLFSAFELRTFGMTTLRSFLLFYLPLLEPRSNMEEDDEDFLQDNQEERRVDLVVPFKKSVKQIVRETTVVTTRRVLERIAVHHVSQRMAWKLLKDVPKSAVRKAARRMPTFVYFCSVSRTTLRGHFLGVAASWLVQVGIEVYRYFSSIIKEGKDDFDREEKAKLLGKKVSCATVRCSASLVFASVGAGIGATLFRPSIGQWIGCALGDLAGPIIVTVCLDKVLHVDL from the exons ATGTCGGGaatttctataattttggaTCTGTTAAGGAACAAACCAAGTTTATATACAGGTCAAAGCCTCCACACTAATGGGTTGATCTCAGCCACCGCTGCAGCCTCTGCCGCCGCCGCCTCCGTCGCTGCCGCACACCCTTTTGCCTCTAGGGCTTTTTTtgg AAATTTTGGGCCATCAGTTGCTTATTGTGATGCTGGTGCGGCATTGTCTGAAGATTACATTTCTAATATCCGAAGTGCAGCTTCAAATTTCTTTAAGCAAGATTCTCTGAATTACAGAACAAAAGAGTACACAATTGAGTTAAAACCTTTATTCTCGGCTTTTGAATTGAGGACATTTGGTATGACTACCTTGAGGTCGTTTCTATTGTTTTATTTGCCTCTTTTGGAGCCTCGTTCAAACATGGAAGAGGATGATGAGGACTTCCTTCAGGACAATCAAGAAGAGCGCCGTGTAGATTTGGTTGTTCCTTTCAAAAAATCAGTGAAGCAAATCGTCCGTGAG ACTACTGTTGTAACTACTAGACGGGTGCTGGAACGAATTGCTGTTCACCATGTTTCACAGAGGATGGCATGGAAACTTCTGAAAG ATGTTCCCAAATCTGCTGTGCGGAAAGCTGCAAGAAGGATGCCTACATTTGTTTACTTCTGCAGTGTTAGCAGAACAACTCTCAGAG GACACTTTTTAGGAGTTGCTGCATCATGGCTTGTCCAAGTTGGCATTGAAGTCTACAGATACTTTTCATCTATAATTAAAGAAGGGAAAGATGATTTTGATAGAGAAGAAAAGGCTAAACTTCTTGGGAAAAAGGTCTCTTGTGCTACTGTGAGGTGTAGTGCATCATTAGTTTTTGCTTCCGTTGGGGCTGGGATTGGTGCCACCCTTTTTCGTCCTTCAATTGGCCAGTGGATTG GCTGTGCTCTGGGGGATTTGGCCGGGCCCATTATTGTAACAGTTTGCCTTGATAAAGTTCTGCATGTGGACCTTTAA